The DNA region ATTGCTTTTAGATAaaattcacacaatcacacacCAGTCACTTCTACTTCTTGTATTTTCAATTAAGGGATATTTGCATATAAATTCCTAATTTTCAtcaaattctgattttacatATCATCAATTAAGGGAGTACCAAATTATTGatttgttctgattttgcaaccaaTCAAAATTTTGACTTATGGCTTGATAAAAAACATAATTCAgcaaatgaaattatttaatctagtacaATACGAATCCGATGTTGTTTCGCTTCCTAAAACGTGACATCGCTTTGGTTTATGCCTTAAGTAAGTCATCAAGCCATGTTAGTATCAAAATCTTGATTTGTCACCAAATCAGAAGAAATCAATAGTTTGATGGTTAGTTTGATAGTTTGTAGACAGATTTTAAAGCTGATATATAAAACCAAAATTCGAAAATTGTTAGGCAATCTTAAAAATGTGACACTTTGATTGAGAAATAATTATATGAATTTTAACTAAATCCATACACGAAAAGGGAAATGGGAATcctaaaaaagttaaaaaaaaaaaaaaaaccgttGGGCTTCAACAGTTGAACCGGAACAAAGCCTTTATCGTCATTTTGGATCAACTTTATTCATACCAAGAAATCGAAAACATCACCTCAATATTTGTAGATGAGATTCTTCCAAGCATCCTTGTATTCTGAATAGTACTTCACCTCAGCCTGCAATTCAACAACAAAGATCAGTAAAAATCTAAACTTAATCTGACTAGACCTACATTGTATAGCCAGATCGAAAATACGTAAGTCATTACCTTCCTGACCCCTATAATGGCAACCAAAAGCTTTTCATCGATCAAATCTCGCAGCACAGTGTCTTTCTCAAGGGCTTCGACAGATTCGGCGAGTGACTTAGGTAGCCTTGCCACCTTGTCTTTGAAATCGGCGGGATTAtaatctgttttaaaaaatccaGTCTTGTCAGCGTATAGAAAGCCggttgattgattgatgagcaAAAGCAGTGAAATACATAAGAGAGATGCAAAACTAGATGAGTGCAGTATGATGCCATATTTTGTAGCTACTGTGATCTTACCAGTAGGTTCGGGTAGTGTTAGCTTTCGTCTTAGGCCATCAATTCCGGCAGCCATTATGGCAGCAAGGCCTAGATGAGGATTTGCACAACCATCGAATGCTTTGATCTCGAAATTGCTTACAGAGCCATCCGGGGTTCCTGGGGGGGAAGCAGCTCTTAAAGGAGCTTCTTTATTTTCCACCCCCCAGCACAAGTATGCGCCACTCCACGTATTAGGTTGTATACGATCATAACTGGAACGATCAGATAATACACAGAGTTATCAAAGTATCATTACATTCACCTCTTTCCCTGCCGTTGAATGACAAAATTTATTACCTGTTTGGAACTGGAGCTGTAAAGGCCAATATCGAAGGAAGATGATCCAATACTCCAGCCATGAACTCCTCCCCGACCTTGGATATTCCGTATCTAGTTTCTCCACTGCGCCCCATGAACACATTCTGTCCATTCTCGGACAAACTGATATGCACGTGTGATCCAGAGCCAATATCAGCGAGCGAGTACCTACAAGGAGAAGAGTGTGTACCTCATCAACGACTTATCTTTCCGATGATGCTATAAATAAGGAAACTAATGAGGCTGGGGTAGCTCAAGTCTTCTCTCATATGCATGCAGTTAAATTCTTTTATGTGAAAGAAACTGAACTCATAACACTTTAAGCCAATTGTGAGAcaacatattataaataaatgtgTCTGTGTTTCTGTATGCATCAGTATGAGTTTTGGTGTTGCACAACATAGATATTGGACCAAATGTAAAGATCTCATTTACATATAACTTCAAAACATGTAGCATAGTCAAGTGATTTATCGAGATTCCACAAGTGAATAAAGGAAAGCACCTAAGGCTTAAAGTAATATTGAAGCTATAAAACCTGGATACCTACTTAGGTACAAAAGTCGCCAATAATCCATGTTTTCTGGCCACTGCCCGAATAGCTTCGCGTGCAAAAACTATATTGTCAGCTGAATCTTTGCAGTTTGTGTAGACGAATGAGAATTCGAATTGGCCATTCCCAGATTCTGCATGTAGCTACAAGAATTCCAAAAACAAAAGTATAATTAAATCCCAATtggtttttatttgaaatgattcCCAGCTAACCATGTAAGCATTGATATTGAGAAATATTTGGTAAGAAAATCTCGAGTTTTCTCAGAGCAAAGTGAAGTCGCAGACGCATTCTTAACACCCTCACCCCCACTTCACACAAAAGTTCTCAAGACAGAAAAAAAGATGTCGTGGGTGTGGGTTGGGGCTGCGAAAGTTGAGTTATATCTTCCCTCGATAGCTAACATAGTAAGATGACCACAATTATAAAAGCTTatacaatatttttaaataccTGTTCCACTGAAATATTTAAGGACTGAAGACAAGCCATGATTTCACTAAGTAGGGGGAAAGCAGCATCTGTCGCAGCTGCGGAACAGTAAGGAGTTGCATCGAATGGCAACCAATTTTCTTTCCCATCCCTGCAAAGAGTTCAAAAAAGGCGGAAAATGAGTCATAATTCACACAAGCTATTTAGGTGAAGAAAATCAGTCAGTCTCTTGACTTACACTTGCACACTCCGTAACAGAAAGAACTCATTCTCAAATCCTACATTCATCACCTGCACAAATAGCCATTTCATATAAACTTATAAAATATGTAAACGAAACAGGCAATCCATACCAAGTTAAATTCTTctttcaaaatttttgaaacTCTCCGCAGTGCATCTCTAGGACAATACTCCCATGGTGTGCCTGGTTTAAGGTGCATGTCAGCCAGAACCATTTCCTGTTCTTTTGCCCTGTGATATAGATAATGAATTAACAGAGATGGCATTAGAAGCTCAAACATGTTTGCAATACGGTGTAATGATCGCTACTTTATGAGGcacaaatcaaattaaaaaagaacataCATGTTACAAATAATTATACCAAATAAAACAATGATAAAACTGATGAATCAAAATCCTTTCCACCCGAACGATGCTCATGTTCGTGCATGCACAAAAATGAGATTTTTTGTGGAGAAGAGTGGAGAAAAAAACAAGTTTGTGTTGACAAAGCAGGGGATAGAGTACCGAATGCTAATGGGGGAAGTCTAACAAGAAGAGGCAGATGATAAAAATGAAGAATGCAAAAgtgaaaaggaaaaggaaaaggaaaaaataaaaagccaCAACACAAAGGATAAGCAACAATGCCTTTCAAAAGAAACCTCCTACCAAGGAATTAGCCTTTTGGTTGATAGGTCTGGAACGAGGCTAATTTCACCCACTCCAGTTAAATTAGTTCCATCAGCGGGACCATCCATGTGCGAGGACATAGCCATGGATGCACAGGCCAGTCCAACACCAGTTTTGGTAACAACATCATGGAAACGTTTTTGAGGAACCACCTGATCGAAGAATCAATCCTTAGAACAGCATGGGTGGCAACAAAACAGCAAAAACAACTGATCTAACAGAAGTATATGgcataaaaaaattaacaattaGGTAAATCCACGGTAACCAGGGTCACAACAAGATAGCTTTCAAGTTTGACCATAATGTCAGTAACTAGTTTATGCAAGCCTTTATTCTCAACTTTATCGTCTCAGAATATGTATTTAGAAGCAGGATAAATTAgagaaaatggtgaaaagaaCTTTACAGTGAGAAACATCGTACTCAGAAACTTAAAGAAAGAGGCTTACACGGCATCTATGCTGTCCAGAAGCATCAACCCACAGAATGCGAACAAATGCAACACCCTGAGCAGAAGTATTAACACCGGACTTCACAGAGAGGGGAGCAATGCCATTTTCAATAGATTTTGAAACAGTTGTAATCTTGTATAAGTTTCTCGCATTTTCAGAAAATATGTCTTTGACAGCCACAATGGATTCAGCAACTGAAAGATCCTCATTGATGCATGCATCATGTAATACGGCAAATATAACCTCACGTGCTTTTTTTGCACCTGTTAAAGCAGCAAATATCCAGTTTTAGTAATCTGATCTATATGATAAAATTCAGAAATCAGTAATTATGGGAGCCAGTGAGTATTGTAGTTAGTTTCATGTTTAAAATGCTGTACTGATGTGATCAACTGCCAAAAAAATGCTAAATAGATATAGTATGACATAGAGAAACCACCTAGGTAGTAGCTCTCTGGAAAACCGCATGCATCAGTACTGAACATCACCTGCAAATTGCAATATATATTTTTCCAGTTAGTACAAATCTTATGTCCGGTGAAAACTGGCAAGGAGAATCATTTTGGTTCACAAAAGTACATAAAGTTCAATATATTATTTCATCAAGGTAGTGACACATATGATAAAGTGAAATCTTACACCATGATGCTCACCTTCTTTATTGGTGCTAGCTCAAGGAGTTCTTTCACCGAGGAGACCATTCCATGGAAACTAAGTTTAGGTACTGCCAGCCCAAAGTCCAGGTACACCTATCATTAAACGTGTGAATTACAAGACAAGGATTAGGGATCCTAGTGAGAAGACCTTTTAGTCTATAGAATACATGAGAACAACTCCAGGACCAGACCTGCGAGTACACAGAGGCCAAATATGATGCTTCTTTTGAAAAGGGGTATGAAGCATGCAATAGAACAATCCGACTCTTGCTGAATCTATTATCCTCAAGAAGACTACGAAGATGAAGGGGATTGGACAATCTTAAATCCAGATCTTTGTCACCAAAACTACGGAAAGAAAAAAACATAATCATTAACCCACTGTTAGCAAATAAAGCAACAGGAAAACATTAGTATATATTTCCTGTTTTTCTGTGATACTGAATTGAAAAGGATAATTTTGATTCCTGAAATTAGCTACCATGAAATCTTTGCACATAACAGTTTGAAACCATCCCTCCCATAATGTGAAGGAAATTGTCACATTACCCTGTATGTATTTGCAATGGCAAGTCAAAAGATTGGGCAACCTCCAATGCACGGATGAAGATGTGATCGATAAAGTTTTTATTAGCGATGCGGGCAGGCTTCCCAGCTGAAATGAAAGACCATCAGAATACTACAAAATGTGTGGCAATTCATTAAATCCATTTATACATTTCATACCTCGTAAAACTTCATTAAGACCCTCCTCGGCATCCTTTTCTGATACATTAGTATAAATCTCAAGTCCG from Salvia splendens isolate huo1 chromosome 9, SspV2, whole genome shotgun sequence includes:
- the LOC121748840 gene encoding protein fluG-like, whose product is MDQYAALKAAVETAELVDAHAHNIVALDSTFPFISCFSEATGDALSTVPHTINFKRSLKEISQLYGSNSSLDVVQEYRTNCGLESVTSKCLAAAGISAVLIDDGLQLDKMHNIEWHKKFFPYVGRILRIEYVAERILDEGSPGGAPWTLDLFTKNFVDSLKSQADKIVGFKSIAAYRSGLEIYTNVSEKDAEEGLNEVLRAGKPARIANKNFIDHIFIRALEVAQSFDLPLQIHTGFGDKDLDLRLSNPLHLRSLLEDNRFSKSRIVLLHASYPFSKEASYLASVYSQVYLDFGLAVPKLSFHGMVSSVKELLELAPIKKVMFSTDACGFPESYYLGAKKAREVIFAVLHDACINEDLSVAESIVAVKDIFSENARNLYKITTVSKSIENGIAPLSVKSGVNTSAQGVAFVRILWVDASGQHRCRVVPQKRFHDVVTKTGVGLACASMAMSSHMDGPADGTNLTGVGEISLVPDLSTKRLIPWAKEQEMVLADMHLKPGTPWEYCPRDALRRVSKILKEEFNLVMNVGFENEFFLLRSVQVDGKENWLPFDATPYCSAAATDAAFPLLSEIMACLQSLNISVEQLHAESGNGQFEFSFVYTNCKDSADNIVFAREAIRAVARKHGLLATFVPKYSLADIGSGSHVHISLSENGQNVFMGRSGETRYGISKVGEEFMAGVLDHLPSILAFTAPVPNSYDRIQPNTWSGAYLCWGVENKEAPLRAASPPGTPDGSVSNFEIKAFDGCANPHLGLAAIMAAGIDGLRRKLTLPEPTDYNPADFKDKVARLPKSLAESVEALEKDTVLRDLIDEKLLVAIIGVRKAEVKYYSEYKDAWKNLIYKY